A single genomic interval of Juglans regia cultivar Chandler chromosome 1, Walnut 2.0, whole genome shotgun sequence harbors:
- the LOC109021325 gene encoding G-type lectin S-receptor-like serine/threonine-protein kinase LECRK1, with translation MASKSNLRLLLVLVLSLDANAQRNNSNAIPLGSSLSPSANRTSWLSPSGLFAFGFYPHGDGFAIGIWLINQTEKIIIWTANRDDPPTSSNATLEFTLAGKLELRTGHDFKKFISDMPEPAASAAMLDSGNFVLYKNDSYIIWESFLFPTDTILGCQNLSIGQELVSSVSKSDQSSGPFSLIMQSDGNLVAYPVINSSYEQDDSYWSSGTYSTSTTKISLSRQGVLAMLTSTDFAQRVLANSSYPDKNNGAVIHRATLDADGIFRLYSHHFERSDNSSSISIEWSALPNQCYVKGFCGLNSYCSFVGEKAECMCFPGFRFFNDSNKFLGCYRNFNNNDCRRGTEDPVMLYSIFPVHHVLLMDHPYFVVISVKEGNCRDSCLIDCNCGAVLYRNNSCSKYKLPLRYGLLESDQSQPTTALFKVTRENIRFESKRGLLLILATSLGFISCLCFLFAVCCFCRYRHQVRTYRLLSENVNLGLNEEFALRSFSYKELEKATNGFKEELGRGTFGALYKGTMLGGNKTIAVRRLEKVVEEGQREFRAEMTAIGQTHHRNLVQLLGFCIEGSRKLLVYEYMHNGSLADLLFKAEIRPIWKERVKIALDVARGILYLHEGCEVHIIHCNIKPQNILMDDTWTAKISDFGLAKLYLLPNQSRKTMGGKQTTGYSYFAPEWQKNALISAKADTYSFGILLLEIVCCRRSIEVNVPTADEISLSSWVYNCFVVGELDKLVEADENVDFKTLERMVKVGLWCIQEDPALRPSMKSVILMLEGTMDIPVPPSLFASLDASRTGL, from the coding sequence ATGGCTTCTAAATCAAATCTACGCTTGCTGCTTGTCCTCGTACTTTCTCTCGACGCAAATGCCCAAAGAAACAACTCCAACGCCATACCCTTGGGTTCTTCACTTTCCCCCAGTGCAAACCGTACTTCATGGCTCTCACCATCGGGCCTTTTTGCATTCGGTTTCTATCCACATGGTGACGGTTTTGCAATCGGAATATGGCTGATTAATCAAACCGAAAAGATAATCATCTGGACGGCAAATCGAGATGACCCACCTACCTCTTCAAATGCTACACTCGAATTTACTCTAGCTGGTAAGCTAGAGCTTCGAACTGGAcacgattttaaaaaattcatttctgATATGCCTGAACCTGCAGCTTCAGCTGCTATGCTTGATTCCGGTAACTTTGTGCTCTACAaaaatgattcttatataatCTGGGAAAGCTTTCTTTTTCCAACTGACACCATATTAGGATGTCAGAATCTGTCTATCGGCCAGGAGTTAGTTTCGAGTGTGTCTAAATCAGACCAATCGAGTGGACCATTTTCTCTTATTATGCAGTCAGATGGAAACCTCGTTGCCTACCCTGTTATAAACAGCTCGTATGAACAAGATGACTCTTATTGGTCCTCTGGAACttacagtactagtactacaaAGATCTCACTTAGTCGTCAAGGCGTTCTAGCAATGCTAACTAGTACTGATTTTGCCCAACGTGTTTTGGCAAATAGCTCATATCCTGACAAGAATAATGGAGCTGTTATTCACCGGGCAACACTTGATGCAGATGGGATCTTTAGATTGTATTCACACCACTTTGAGAGATCAGATAATAGCTCAAGTATATCGATAGAGTGGTCTGCCTTGCCCAACCAATGTTATGTCAAAGGCTTCTGTGGCCTCAATAGTTACTGTTCGTTCGTGGGCGAGAAAGCCGAGTGTATGTGTTTTCCCGGATTTCGTTTCTTTAACGACAGCAATAAGTTCCTAGGTTGCTACAGGAACTTCAATAACAATGATTGCAGACGTGGTACTGAAGATCCAGTGATGCTGTATAGTATCTTTCCGGTCCATCATGTGTTGTTGATGGATCATCCTTACTTTGTGGTAATATCAGTGAAGGAGGGAAATTGCCGCGACTCTTGCTTGATAGATTGTAACTGTGGGGCAGTATTGTATAGAAATAATAGTTGCTCCAAATATAAGCTTCCACTTCGATATGGCCTTCTTGAAAGTGATCAAAGCCAACCAACTACGGCCTTATTCAAAGTGACAAGGGAAAATATCAGATTCGAAAGCAAAAGAGGACTACTTTTGATTCTTGCTACAAGTTTGGGTTTCATTTCATGCTTGTGTTTCCTCTTTGCTGTCTGTTGTTTCTGCAGATACAGGCATCAAGTTCGTACGTATAGATTGCTGTCAGAAAATGTGAACTTGGGATTAAATGAAGAATTTGCTTTGCGatcattttcttataaagaGCTCGAGAAAGCAACGAATGGCTTTAAGGAAGAGTTAGGTAGGGGTACTTTTGGAGCTCTTTATAAAGGAACTATGCTTGGAGGTAACAAAACTATTGCTGTTAGAAGGCTAGAGAAAGTTGTGGAAGAAGGGCAAAGGGAATTTCGTGCTGAAATGACTGCAATTGGACAAACTCATCACAGAAACTTGGTTCAATTACTTGGTTTTTGTATTGAGGGCTCTAGAAAGCTTCTTGTGTACGAATACATGCACAATGGCTCACTTGCAGATCTTCTCTTCAAGGCCGAGATACGCCCCATTTGGAAAGAACGAGTAAAAATTGCACTTGATGTTGCCAGAGGGATCCTCTATCTGCATGAAGGGTGTGAAGTCCATATCATCCACTGCAATATAAAGCCACAGAATATACTCATGGACGACACATGGACAGCAAAGATCTCTGATTTTGGGCTGGCGAAGCTATATTTACTGCCAAATCAATCAAGAAAGACTATGGGAGGCAAACAGACAACTGGGTATTCCTACTTTGCACCCGAATGGCAAAAGAATGCCTTGATATCAGCGAAAGCAGACACATATAGCTTTGGTATCTTGCTTTTGGAGATTGTATGTTGTAGAAGAAGTATAGAAGTAAACGTCCCAACGGCAGATGAGATAAGTCTTTCTAGTTGGGTATATAATTGCTTTGTGGTTGGAGAGTTGGATAAGCTTGTGGAAGCTGATGAAAATGTTGACTTCAAAACACTGGAAAGAATGGTGAAGGTGGGGTTGTGGTGCATTCAAGAAGACCCTGCTTTGCGTCCATCAATGAAGAGTGTGATCCTGATGTTGGAAGGAACAATGGATATTCCAGTCCCTCCATCTCTATTTGCTTCCCTTGATGCTTCCCGAACTGggttgtaa